AGGCCCGCCATCACCATCGCCGAGAAGGCGAGGTACGGGTTGCCCGACGAGTCGGGGCAGCGGAACTCGATCCGCTTGGCCTTCGGGTTGTTGCCGGTGATCGGGATGCGCACGCAAGCCGACCGGTTGCGCTGGGAGTAGACCAGCGAGACCGGGGCCTCGTAACCCGGCACCAGGCGGTGGTACGAGTTCACCGTCGGGTTGGTGAACGCCAGCAGCGACGGCGCGTGGTGCAGGATGCCGCCGATGTAGTGCCGCGCCATGTCCGACAGGCCCGCGTAACCGGACTCGTCGTGGAACAGCGGCTGGCCGTCCTTCCACAGCGACTGGTGCGTGTGCATGCCCGAGCCGTTGTCGCCGAACAGCGGCTTCGGCATGAACGTCACCGACTTGCCGGCCTGCCACGCGGTGTTCTTGATGATGTACTTGAACAGCATCAAGTCGTCCGCGGCGTGCAGCAGCGTGTTGAACTTGTAGTTGATCTCGGACTGGCCCGCGGTGCCCACCTCGTGGTGCGCGCGCTCGACCGAGAAGCCCTGGGCCTGCATGTTCAGGACCATCTTGTCGCGCAGGTCCGCGTAGTGGTCGGTCGGCGAGACGGGGAAGTAGCCGCCCTTGTACTTGACCTTGTAGCCGCGGTTGCCGCCCTCTTCCTCACGGCCGGTGTTCCAGGCGCCGGAGATCGAGTCGATCTCGTGGAAGGACGCGTTCGCGGTGGTGTCGAAGCGGATCGAGTCGAAGATGTAGAACTCGGCCTCGGCGCCGAAGTACGCGGTGTCCGCGATGCCCGACTCGGTGATGTACTGCTCGGCCTTGCGCGCGATGTTGCGCGGGTCGCGGCTGTAGGCCTCACGCGTGAACGGGTCGTGCACGAAGAAGTTGACGATCAGCGTCTTCTCGATCCGGAACGGGTCGAGACGCGCGGTGTACAGGTCGGGCAGCAGCAGCATGTCCGACTCGTGGATCGACTGGAAGCCGCGGACCGACGAGCCGTCGAACGCGAGGCCCTCGGCGATGGCGTCGGCGTCGAACGCGGAGGCGGGGAGCGTGAAGTGCTGCATCACGCCGGGCAGGTCGCTGAAGCGGACGTCGACGAACTTTACGCCCTCGTCTGAAATGAACTTCAGGACCTCGTCGGGATTCTTGAACACCCTCGTCGACTCCTCTGCTGCGGTGGGGGCGTGGTTGTACGCCGCTGCGGTGTGCGGCCGGCCATCGTGGCGAAACTAAGACCGTGTTGTTGCCCAGCCATCACCCACGTGTTTCGCCAGTGTTAACGGGGTGCCCGGGTCGGGCAACCCGGCTGCCGCTCCTCACCCGCTGAGCACGGCCCTTACTCTGGTGGGGTGAGCAAGTGGACCGGTTCGTGGCTGTCTGGATCTCGCTCGGCGCTGGAGCCCGGCGCCGACTCCGGTGACGGTACCGGGCAGCGGTGGCGAGGTGAACGCCTCGGCCTGCCGCAGTCGGGACCCGGCTCGGTCGCGTCCAGCGGGCGGCGGG
This is a stretch of genomic DNA from Saccharothrix ecbatanensis. It encodes these proteins:
- the glnA gene encoding type I glutamate--ammonia ligase, yielding MFKNPDEVLKFISDEGVKFVDVRFSDLPGVMQHFTLPASAFDADAIAEGLAFDGSSVRGFQSIHESDMLLLPDLYTARLDPFRIEKTLIVNFFVHDPFTREAYSRDPRNIARKAEQYITESGIADTAYFGAEAEFYIFDSIRFDTTANASFHEIDSISGAWNTGREEEGGNRGYKVKYKGGYFPVSPTDHYADLRDKMVLNMQAQGFSVERAHHEVGTAGQSEINYKFNTLLHAADDLMLFKYIIKNTAWQAGKSVTFMPKPLFGDNGSGMHTHQSLWKDGQPLFHDESGYAGLSDMARHYIGGILHHAPSLLAFTNPTVNSYHRLVPGYEAPVSLVYSQRNRSACVRIPITGNNPKAKRIEFRCPDSSGNPYLAFSAMVMAGLDGVKNKIEPAAPIDKDLYELPPEEARDVKQVPASLDAVLDNLEADHEFLLEGGVFTPDVIDTWISYKREQEIDPLRLRPNPYEFALYYDV